The following is a genomic window from Aphis gossypii isolate Hap1 chromosome X, ASM2018417v2, whole genome shotgun sequence.
AAAcgcacaatttaataaaaatgttggttaAATCAccaaaagtacaaaaaaaaattataaattatgataaagcTCTTGCGGCTTGAAATTCTaggcaaaaattataataaattaatttagttctatacttaatatttttatacaaattattcaaaatttaaaaattaaatgttaacatcatctgtattaaaataataggtacatatctatactatacattgcaatattttcttttaaatttaaagtcaaCATCAATAGCCAAGTACCAATGTATGTCAAATTCGTATTAATgtactaattactataattcaatgaaaaaaaaaatgcacggTACAAGTAATAATCCTCTGGACTTGTCAAAGTGGATTAGGCCTATTGGGGAaaccactttaaaaaaaacgcaCCTGACACACAACCTCATGGGTGGTGTGGAATAGTGTGTGtaataaccaatttattttattttcaataaataaaaagtacctTTAATGTTTCTTGTTGTTCCACACAAATGACTGGAAATTTTCCCATTTTCTAGAGCTACTAAAAAATGTCTGTTTGAATAATCGAAACACTGAATACCGACTTTTCCTGGAATCCCGACTAAATATCTATAGACATGTAGTtagatgtttattatttattatataatatatatttctacttaatttattactaaccTACTTGAATTCAGATCATAATTCTAGTTGAAACTAATCaaatcacttaaaataatttaaaatgtacaataataatattttttatttaaaaatatctattgattttagattctgGATTGAGCTAGATTTTATACAAGTTTTACAATTGTGTGGGTATTCTATTACTTTACTAGTGATCACACATACCTAAGTATTAAGATAATATCTTATCTAttgcttaataaataaataaatattaatattaataaatcatgtcAGTTTTTACgagtaaatagtatatttatgacaaaaaaaaataacagttacAGATCTtcattagataaatataataatatacctatattagtttttaaaataaattctaaaaaactatgtatgcgattatatgcattttataaataaatgttaatccTCCTATTATCATTGCacaccattattttttttttttttttgcaatgatttatcattgaatttaaactaAACTCATCCATTACATAGTGACAAAGGGTATATTCAACACCTACTAGTTGCAGAAcaagtacttttttttctataatagttaataaaaaaattgaattaaagtcACAAAGCAATTATTCTACTCATTAGAAACTGGTGTTACTTATTTAGGAAGTAGGTGTTGGATGTCTGACAACATTTCaagcaaatataaataatcaagaaACTGgtgtataattgttaattgtaatacaataaaccagtaatcatttattgatatatacaGAGCTTTTGTAAAGTTTATTcaggaaataaataaatgcatacacTAATACTTGAACAAAATTTAGTGTTAGCTAAGGACATTTACATGATCAGCACTTTATTATCTAGTATCTAAGACATTGTccgtatatagaatattactaaacaaaaatgtaaatttatagttattattttcattttaatcattaaataatgactTTTAATGCCCATTCATTTCATTAggtaaaaaatgttctatgtagttgaaaattattccagagaatcaagtataatattatgaatacattgatttgatttatgtatatataatatgcagttaCAACACATACacaaattttatatcttaatatttagaaataattttatttctgtatgaaatttaaacaataaatcagttatataataaattatattttagttatatcaatttgtacaaaatatatttaaatgaaatatagtttaatgacttatgaattattaatcataatttatgattattattttgaataattaaatttctgtattatatacctgcATATACGCtggataaattttattttgtcactCATCATAGTTCCAACACACACATATCCATCTTTTCCAGCAGTTATCAATACCACACGAAGATCAGATCTCACAAACCATAATGATTCAGATACAGGCTGTGAATGCCATTCAAGGGAAACCATAGACATATTGTCATTGGTGTTGCAAATCAATAATTCgcctaaaaattatgtttagcattatatattcattgatatataataaatttagtaagtactaaattaagtacaataatttttattggcaATGGTATCATAAGAAATTTACCGTAATTGTTACAATCAACATAAAGGTCACTGTTGTCATAAAAAATacgaacaataattaaattaatgtgagTTATTTGGTAGTGATTAGTATTAGGCTGCAGTTTTTgagtttcataaaatatataatagaaatgtAGAATATGGTGCCACAACTAGAGATTTGGTGACCTAGGTGTCAGTCAAAttctatatgtattaatataatttagtgtcAAAGTCTTGAGGGCCATCTCAAGAAATGATTAGGTTTCTTCGGGGTGAAATGCACAACCGCTAGTTGTGAAACTGGTAGAATGGTTGTGACACAAGTGAACTATATGTTGATCGCTTAGGCAATGCTTATCTATCAACATGTGTCAaacattactaataaatattttaaaactattacattGTCAATAAATGTcaccattttaaaatcaaaaacattataatattatagtaattagtaatattgttaaattgttatatgtatttttcataaacacTTAAACTATTACCATTGTATAATCCTGCTGTTATTAGATATTCATTAGTAGGATGTGTAGCTAAACATGTTATACAAGAAGTGACCTCCAACTTATTAGATACAGTACTGCcattattttctaaactaaatttcaaatataaacatattatagtatttattattcataacactattacaaatattaaataattttcataaagttGGATACCAATATGgcaatattagaaataatttactcACTCTGATATAGTATAAACAAACActgaatttaaatgattacacCACTGTGTATGACAATGTTCACCAGTAGCTACCATTAACTTGTCACCGCTACAATTCCAACCTAATGCACTGATGTTTTTCTTGAAAgtcaattcaaaataaataattaatataatatgtaggataTGGGTACTGGTATACGTCTAAACTACTTTAATGACTAAAATATGTCAGTTGtaaccattaattattataatcaacctCTTAACTAAAATCTATAATCAACATGACTTATAATATCTGAGAATAATTTACTAAGTTGTTGTTAGTTGTTACTAAAGATAACTCATTGATatatcaaacaaatttttttaaactatttctaATAGCTtagtcaaaattaatttttaaaaccaccaaatttaaattactttgttttgattaaaatattcagaactagagaaataataatattattaaaatacaatgaatgtgatcttttcacaaaaatatatttgaaaaactacAAGTAATTACCGCTCCAAATGAAGGGTGTTGTCTTAACGATACTTTAATGGTTTTGTCATCATTTATATCTTTCTGAATTTTCTCTTCATAACTATGCATTTCTGGCCAGCCATTACATTCAGTCTTTAAAAGTCTTAAGCCTTTCTCCAAACAATTGTTTAATGCAACAAGATCAATTTTtccaatatcaatattttcaaaggcATCAGTCTGCGTCTGAAACATTCaacagaaaataatgtattgtagaAAAAACTGATGATAAATTTAACCAACTTCTACAGTTTTCACATCAACGGTATCGCATGATTTATCTTCAGTAAACAATCCATTATATTGACTtgatttttcagtttttctatttaaacaaatatttaaaaataattgcagtaaatattaaattattttttttatcatacccCTTCCTATGCGTTTCAGTATGATTAAACCCGACTACATTTACTGGGCTGTcactaaacattatattttaattagattatattgtcacatatattttctatatttctgatacttataaacaaaattgtttatctAGGTAGGTCAGTATAATTGAAAACGTGACGCTACAGCAAATTTATGATACAGTTGTGAATGTTGTTACTATGGTGATAAAAaccatcacaataatattgttaggtaggtatctatttgttattgttctCTAATCTCTAccttaaacaataattgttaaaaaataaaaatacttcaattgTAATTATGTAATGTAATCTCAATACTAACTTGAAAAATGTACTCACATATAAtttctatgaaaataaattaacatagatCATATATGTAGATACTAGacctattgtatacatatatgtttttgttgcacttaataatatgtaagtggTTATAACACAAAATCGTATTTGACACctaattaaagaaattaaattatgtatagttttacTTATAGACTACCTAtggtacataaattaattttcaagttaatatttcattatttttttttttttttttttttacaatcctacttattcaattattcatttaagttttattatacttgtagaagtacaaaatgtattatgcatttgtatgataaatattatatgttggcATGTTGCTAGTTTTTTGCtacgatttaatataataagtccAATGGCTATTTTTGTGTGTACTACGACACACTTTGTGcactatgaaaaataaaaatgtgtacctaCCACCTTTATAGTACTTTATAACATTTTGCTACCATACCTTGGACGAATTAATAGTaatcacaaatttaaatataagttctatgaaaaataaaaaataaataaccactGATAATCACTATTAGGTTTTCGAAGTAGTCAAAGTCTGAAACATAGACAAGtaaaatacttatgtatacCTAGTTTCCGACTGTCTATTACAACTAGGTACATACTAAACTATCTACCTATGTACTTAGTCTTAATTTACGAtgcagtgtattatattactaggcacttattattactatgaaaatcttacaataatatatggcATTTATCGTATTGtaagttattactaatattatcgAATCATTTGGACatttactatacttatataggtactatataaggTACCATAAAAtacacctataaattataatatcttatatccaat
Proteins encoded in this region:
- the LOC114126324 gene encoding cytoplasmic dynein 2 intermediate chain 2-like isoform X2, with protein sequence MFSDSPVNVVGFNHTETHRKGKTEKSSQYNGLFTEDKSCDTVDVKTVETQTDAFENIDIGKIDLVALNNCLEKGLRLLKTECNGWPEMHSYEEKIQKDINDDKTIKVSLRQHPSFGAKNISALGWNCSGDKLMVATGEHCHTQWCNHLNSVFVYTISDLENNGSTVSNKLEVTSCITCLATHPTNEYLITAGLYNGELLICNTNDNMSMVSLEWHSQPVSESLWFVRSDLRVVLITAGKDGYVCVGTMMSDKIKFIQRICRYLVGIPGKVGIQCFDYSNRHFLVALENGKISSHLCGTTRNIKEDQVLEAVTVKTYNGCSLMIENIQFCHKNSTTFIITQFDCTILLYNVYQVEGSTKNYFQSKTNNQIMLEFRK
- the LOC114126324 gene encoding uncharacterized protein LOC114126324 isoform X1, producing the protein MFSDSPVNVVGFNHTETHRKGKTEKSSQYNGLFTEDKSCDTVDVKTVETQTDAFENIDIGKIDLVALNNCLEKGLRLLKTECNGWPEMHSYEEKIQKDINDDKTIKVSLRQHPSFGAKNISALGWNCSGDKLMVATGEHCHTQWCNHLNSVFVYTISDLENNGSTVSNKLEVTSCITCLATHPTNEYLITAGLYNGELLICNTNDNMSMVSLEWHSQPVSESLWFVRSDLRVVLITAGKDGYVCVGTMMSDKIKFIQRICRYLVGIPGKVGIQCFDYSNRHFLVALENGKISSHLCGTTRNIKEDQVLEAVTVKTYNGCSLMIENIQFCHKNSTTFIITQFDCTILLYNVYQKDPQKIIFNQKLITRLCWSLENEFIVYIGEDNGELTKINLINEKTNSIKKFKSCDIIAMKINPKRKNIAIGSLQGEIYICKYE